The DNA region GCCGTACCAGCTGGACTTGAGCGCGCCGCCGCGACCGAACACGTCCAGCAGCGGTAGTTCGACCCGCATCTGCGGAGTGGGCACACCCACCAGGACGACGGTTCCCGCCAGGTCACGGGCGTAGAACGCCTGTTTCCACGTTTCCGGGCGCCCGACGGCGTCGATGACGACGTCGGCACCGTGCCCGCCGGTCAGCGCCTGGATCCGGGCGACCACGTCGTCGGTGCGGGCGTCGACGGTGTGGGTGGCGCCGAAGCCGCGCGCCCAGTCCAGTTTGCGGGGGTCGGTGTCGACGGCGATGATCGTCGTCGCGCCGGCGAGTGCGGCACCGGCGATGGCACCGTCGCCGACCCCACCGCAGCCGATCACCGCGACCGAGTCGCCCCGGCCGACCCCACCGGTGTTGATCGCCGCGCCGAGGCCGGCCATCACTCCGCAGCCGAGCAGCCCGACGGCGGCCGGTCGGGCCGCCGGGTCGACCTTGGTGCACTGGCCCGAGTGGACCAGCGTCTTCTCGGCGAACGCGCCGATGCCCAGCGCGGGGGACAGGACTGTGCCGTCGGTCAGGGTCATCTTCTGGGTCGCGTTGTGGGTGGCGAAGCAGTACCAGGGCCGGCCCCGGAGGCAGGCCCGGCAGGTGCCGCAGACGGCCCGCCAGTTGAGCACCACGAAGTCGCCCGGGGCCACGTCGGTGACGCCGTCGCCGACCTGTTCGACCACGCCGGCCGCCTCGTGGCCGAGCAGGAACGGGTAGTCGTCGCTGATGCCGCCCTCGCGGTAGTGCAGGTCGGTGTGGCAGACCCCGCAGGCCTGGATCCGTACCACCGCCTCACCCGGTCCGGGGTCGGGAACGACGATCGTGGCGACCTCGACCGGGACGGCGGTGCTCCGGGAGATCACCCCCCGTACCTGCTGGCTCATCGGAATCCTCCCGGAACATCGTCGTAACCCAGGTGTCGAACCTACCGCCGCTCGGGCCGGTGCGGAACCGGCTCAGTCGGTTCGTTGGCGGCGGCGGGTGCGCTGGTCAACGGGTCGCGGCGGGGCACTGTGCGGCAGGCGCGTCGGGCGTCCCATATTCTGGGCGGGAGGTT from Solwaraspora sp. WMMD791 includes:
- a CDS encoding S-(hydroxymethyl)mycothiol dehydrogenase, whose translation is MSQQVRGVISRSTAVPVEVATIVVPDPGPGEAVVRIQACGVCHTDLHYREGGISDDYPFLLGHEAAGVVEQVGDGVTDVAPGDFVVLNWRAVCGTCRACLRGRPWYCFATHNATQKMTLTDGTVLSPALGIGAFAEKTLVHSGQCTKVDPAARPAAVGLLGCGVMAGLGAAINTGGVGRGDSVAVIGCGGVGDGAIAGAALAGATTIIAVDTDPRKLDWARGFGATHTVDARTDDVVARIQALTGGHGADVVIDAVGRPETWKQAFYARDLAGTVVLVGVPTPQMRVELPLLDVFGRGGALKSSWYGDCLPSRDFPMLTELYRQGRLDLDAFVTEEISLDQVEDAFTKMHHGDVLRSVVIF